Below is a window of Thermofilum sp. DNA.
AGCTTTCTGCGCAACTACCAGCCCTCCAGCTAGAATCGCGGTTTTCACACTGATAGCCTTCGCAGCAAACCTAGGCAGAGAGATAATTAAGGGTATAAGGGATCTGGAAGGGGATATGCGTGCAGGAATCTGTACGCTTCCCTGCGAAATCGGTGTCGCCCCCTCCGCGGCAGTTTCCTCGGCGTTCATTTTTTCGGCGGTTGCACTAAGCATTGCAGCAGCAAGGTACTTTACGCCAATCTACCTGGCGTTGATCATCGCGACCGATTTAATTTTTGCATATGCTGCTCTGACTGTCCTCTTAAAGCCTGTAGAGAACGCGGAAAGAGCCCGAAATTTAACACTGATTGGAATGCTTCTCGCAATACTCGCACTCCTGCTGTCGAGCCTCTAGTTAGTCCACACCTGCGCTGAACCCCCTCCGTGTTTTCCCACCTTACCGTAGCTGCAAGTTGAAAGCTGCTCCAGGGTTCCAAAACTTCGCATCCCCACTGCTTAGCTTGGCGAGAAAGAGCTTAGCGTGCCAGCGCTTGACTCGAGAGGCGCGCGTGCGCCCCGAGGCGCTGAACGTCACGCTCACCGGCTCCAAGCCGCAGTTTTAAACCTTCACCTCGCGCGGAGGCGCCGCGCTAGCCCCGGAGCACGAGAGAGAAAAAAGGAGGAATAGCTTGAGGGTTTTCAGCGCGGCAGGGCCTCCTCTAGTACCTGCTTAACTTTTTCCTCGAGAAGCTTCCCCGCGTGGAGGAAGGTCGCGCCCTCCTCTGTGACAACCCTCACGTCTTCCGGCGGGATAATGTTCCCAGCCCTCAGCGCCACCACCAACCCCTGGGGCCTAGGCCCCCGGGGAGAGCCCCCTATCCCGGGACGCGGCCGGGCTCTGCGCTCGGCCAAGTGCCCGGGGGCTCCGCGCGCGACGAGGGGCATACCGACCCCGCCGACCGGCGCTCCGGCGACGGCGCGCTGGGAGGCGGGCGAGCAGGCCGCCACGAGCAGCCGACCCCATGACGCCCGCCCCGGCCATCCCGCGAGGAGGTCGCGGGGCGGGCCCTCGGAGGCGAAAAGCCTATGAAGGGGGGAGTGATCCGGCGCGGAACATTGGGGTTCATTTCATTTCTCGAAAAGAAGCAGAGTTGTTCAACGACCGGGCCAAAAAGTAAAGGTTTATAGTAGCGGTAGTTCGTTCTTTGCTCGATGGTGAGCAGAAAAGTAGCGGAGCTCCTTGAGCCGAAAGCGCTGGCGATCATAGCAGTCGCTGTTACTATAATGCTTTCCGCAGGCATCTTCTACGTTCTTTCGGAGAGGCCGCCGTTTTCTCTCGGAGTGCGCCTCGTCTACCCCGGAGGAGGTGCGCAGACGGTAAGCGAATTTTTTATAGTGGCTTTTCTCTACGCTATGGGCTTCGCGGGGCTCATGCTGATCTACGAAGCGCCTCGACACAGGTACAGGCGCAGCTTCATGATCTCCACTCTACTATCTGGAGCCGCTCTTCTCGTCATTTCCACGCTCTTGCTGCTGCTAGTTTACGGGATGAAGTGAGAGGAGTTCCTCCAGCACCGGAGGGTAAGAGTGGCAGTGCCCGAAAGCTTGAGAAGCGCCTTCAGAATTCTCGGTAGCCGCGGCTTGAAAGTACTCTATGGCCCACCCCTCTCGTGTAAGACCAGCCTCGCCCTCGCGTTCATTCACTCCCGCGGGGAGAAACCAGCCACGTACGTTGGCCTCGGCAAGCACTACCGCACCGCTGAAGAGCTTAAAGGTTTCGTGAAAACTTACGGGATTCTGAACTTCAAGGAAGAGCTGGACTTCCTGCTGAGCTTACACTCAACCCTGAGGGAGGGAGAGTTCTTAGCGTACGATGGTTTCGGAGCCACACTGCTTCCTCTTCGGAGCGAGCTTAAAGAAAGCTCGGTAATTCGGCTGGCAATGCTTGTCGTTGCTCTTCTCAAAGTAGCTGCGCAGACCCATTCAGCCTCAGTTCTCGTGCTCACAACAGAGACCGGTAAAAGTAGACCGCTGATGTTCAAGGCTCTCAGCAGTTACTCGGACTTGTTTATAAGGGTGCAGAGAGAGGAGAAAACACTTCAGCTAATTATGCAGCAACCCAACTTGCTTGAGCTCCATAGGGTTATCTTACCGCTCGACGAGATTTACCGCGCTATAGCACCCCTGAAGAAATATTGATCTAGCAAGCTGCTACGGAAAATCGCGGATGCGCCTCAGCGTGCCTAGAGACTGCATTCACGGTAGGCGTGTTCTAGCCAGCATCATGCCGTACTTGATCGAGAAACACTTTCTCGATGAAAGGGGTGAAGAGCTTTACTTGCCGTGCGATATCCTGGATGAGCGTTTTGCACACGTGCTAGTGCCACTCTACATTGATGCTTTGCGGTTAGGAGTGAAGCTCGTCGAGGTCGGCGTGGATCCTGGTACTGCGAGGTGCGGTATAGCGCTAGCCATCGGCGAGGAAGTGATTGCGACTTTTACCTTACCGCAGCAAGCTCTCGCCGACTTTCTAGGCATTCTGAAGCGCTACTTCGAGATGAGACTTTACTGGGGAGGAGCTATCGAGCCGGAAGAGACAATCGTGGAGGGAATCTCAGATGTAGTCCACGTTAGCGAGAAAGATCTTCCCCTCGTAAAGCTGGAGCACTGTGGCTCCAGTGATCACGAAAGGGACGCTGTGAGAATTCTCGTTAAAGGACGATTAAAGCTGGCGAACGCGAAGCTGAGAGAAGAAATAAAGGATTAAAAGCTTAAAGCGAGGTTTTCGAGTATAGATGCGGAATGTTCACTGTGAAGTGCGAGAAGTGCGGGTTTGTATTTTATAAGGGGGCAAAGCCTCCCACTCTCTACCGTATCTACGTGCAGTACGGAGGCAGGTGCCCCAGGTGTGGGCGGGAAATAGGTTGGGTGCCGAAGGAGATAGAAGTAGAGCATAAGAGAAAAGTTCAGATGAAGAAGTAGTCAGGGCGGGCCCCAGAGGCCCGCGACGGCCGAAGGGGAAGATGAGCACCGGCGCGGATCACGTGGATCCGACAGAGCTACGCCGAGAGCGCTATGCTTTTAAAGCTGCTGGCGTGTTTCGTGCGGGTACTGCGCTTCGGTGATGCGAGATGCCGCTGAGACCTGGAAGGTGCTACAGGCACTTCGGCACACCACCTTACACTAGGCTAGAGTACATAAAGAGCAACCCGCCTGTACTCGTGCCAAAATTCGACCTAGGTAACCCACGTGGTAGTTTTGACACAGTATTGAAGCTCGTCGTAGAGAAAGCTGGCCAGATCCGGGCCAATGCCCTTGAGGCGGCGCGCCAGCACGCTAACAAGTTCTTGTCAGCAAAGCTCGGAGATTCGAGCTACTTTATGCGGATCGCAGTCTATCCCCACCATATCCTGCGCGAGAACAAAATGATGGCAATGGCAGGCGCGGACCGACTGCAAGATGGGATGAGACTATCCTTCGGCACCCCTATCGGCAGAGCCGCGCGTGTGCGAAGTGGTCAGGCTGTAATACTGGTTTTCGTGAGCGAGAAGAATGTGGAGACCGCTAAGGAAGCGCTCAGGCGCGCGGCCTCGAAGCTGCCGCTGCCTACGAGGATAGTTGTGGAGAAGGTATCAGGAGCTCAAGGAGAAGGGGCCGTGATTGATGCCGCAAGCACCTAGCTACCACAAGGAAAGGTTAGAAGCGGCTGTTGAAATTTGGGGAGAAATTCTCAACGGGTCTGTGACCACTCGCGAGCAGCTTGCAGAGCTATTGCGGCAAGTGTACACTTCCTTAGATATTGAGCCAATACGGGGAAAAACTAAGATTGACATCTACGATAAAGAGCTTGCCACAGTCTTCCTAGTAGGTAAGTACGGCCTAGGATTAGAGGAAGAGCTCGAGAAGTACCAGCACTTATTCAGCGTGGAGATTGCGGCCAGCCGAGTTCTAGAGAACATTCTTAACGGAGATGACCCTCGGAAGGCCCTAGCTGAGCACTTCTACAGGGTTGATGAGAACGCAGTTTTTCGCGTGCTCAGGCTAGCGATGACCGCTAACGTGCTAAATTATATGAGCGAGGAGCAGTTTCTCAAAGTTCTGCAGAAGTTTGAAGCCAGCTTTCCGGAATACTCTTCAAACTTCTTGGGTTTCAAAAGATTCTACATAGCGTATAAGCTGGCCGAGAGCATAGCTCGCGGTGATGTAAGAAACAGAATCGAGAAAGAAGCCCTGAAGCATGCGTTGTGTTTAAGGTTGGGTACGGAAAAAGCCGCACCTCCCGATTGGTTAGTTCGCGAAGTCGCCGTAAAAGTTCTGCGCGTACCCGAGCATAGAGCT
It encodes the following:
- a CDS encoding 50S ribosomal protein L16, whose amino-acid sequence is MPLRPGRCYRHFGTPPYTRLEYIKSNPPVLVPKFDLGNPRGSFDTVLKLVVEKAGQIRANALEAARQHANKFLSAKLGDSSYFMRIAVYPHHILRENKMMAMAGADRLQDGMRLSFGTPIGRAARVRSGQAVILVFVSEKNVETAKEALRRAASKLPLPTRIVVEKVSGAQGEGAVIDAAST
- a CDS encoding DUF2192 domain-containing protein; this encodes MPQAPSYHKERLEAAVEIWGEILNGSVTTREQLAELLRQVYTSLDIEPIRGKTKIDIYDKELATVFLVGKYGLGLEEELEKYQHLFSVEIAASRVLENILNGDDPRKALAEHFYRVDENAVFRVLRLAMTANVLNYMSEEQFLKVLQKFEASFPEYSSNFLGFKRFYIAYKLAESIARGDVRNRIEKEALKHALCLRLGTEKAAPPDWLVREVAVKVLRVPEHRANDSLSMSREEQKHRGGFRERRTRRAAEQSG